DNA sequence from the Excalfactoria chinensis isolate bCotChi1 chromosome 2, bCotChi1.hap2, whole genome shotgun sequence genome:
GGCACATCTCTCATGTAAAGTTCCATAGGAGATAGTAGAGCTTTTGATAAAGCATTTTCAAGTGCATGAGGTCAAGCATTTACTACATAGAATGATTAATTTGCATCATTATGAACAGCAAGTCAGATTTGtccactgctgcttctgaaagggCATGGAGTTGCTGCATTCTTTGAACGTGTGTTGTGTGAAGGTAGGTCTAACAGTCTATATTGCGTGTTGGCCTAAGCCAGCCATTGGCCTGGGTTCAGCAATGCCATTCGAGGCAGCAGAAAGCTTGTGCTGAAGCCAGTAGCAAGTACAACACACAGTTTGCTCCTTAATGACAGATACCTTACACAATTGTTCTAAAAGATTTCAGCAGAGTTGAGCTGTGGGGGCATGACCTACCCAGCGTGTTTAGGACTTCTCCCTTTGGGTGTTATAATTGCACCAGGGTTCTGTTGTGTCACCAGAGCAATGTATGTGACACAGCAAAGTGGTGACTGGCTGCACGTGGTGGAGTTGGATATTGCAACTTctgagcaggaagagaaagtgaAGATTAATGGCATAGGAAGTGTGGTCATCTTTCATCTCAAAAGTGGGGAGAGCCATTCAGAACAGATAAGGAAGGATTTGGGAGGCAATCCAGCTTTAAAAGTAAATTCTGAAGTATCAGAAATTCAAGAAAATGAAGTCGCAGTGTTGGATTAGCAGAGAATTTCATAGGAAGAGGTGGGCAGTTGAGTGCCATTGAAATAGGTACATTGTTACATTGGGTGTCAACTGCTTTAAACCTTGCAGTGGGTGAGCTCTTCATTGCCACACTGTTCTCCCAAACTGCATCTTGACACTGGGTGCAATTGCAAGCAAGGATGTCCTCTGTAAGTTGTGACTTGGAAACCCCTGTGAACTCAGGCAGGAAAAACGTGTTTAAGTACAGTTGCAATTAATCCTCTACTCCTGCATCACCATTGTAGAAGGTGTTGTGAACAGAGAACCTTTGCTTCCAACAGGAGAATCATTGCCTGGAATTAAGGTAATCTGTGAATTCCTCTTGTCAAAAGAAGCAGCTTCACATTATGAATACAGAAAAGAGTACGTATTAAATTACAGGCATTGTCTTTGCTGCTCACAGGTTCCTGTTGGGATGTTGTGATGTGCACAGATAGCAGACAAGCACATAGCACATGAGATGGTGaggggcagcctgtgctgtgaaAATAGTCACACAACTATGGTTTggagctttgtttttcttatttgcttGTTCTCTAATTCTTCTTAATTGTGTGTGCATACTATAAATAGATGGCTTTTTAGTAGTGTAGCACTTTTCAGCCTTCATCTGCCTGTAACATTAAATGAACCCAGTTGCTTTTATTGACATCATTGTTCTAGATGCCAttgaagttttctttcaaaCCTTGTTCccagttgttgttgttttttacttcaGAGGCCTTCATTGACAGTTTGATTTTCTCTTGATAGATGCCAACTAGCATTTAAACAATTATTATGGCTtcaaagctttcaaaaatgCCTTTTCAAATGAGTGGAATAGTGAATATTGGTTCCATAAATGCCGAAAGTTGACTCGGAGCCCTCATGTGACAGCTTGCTTCTTTGTTTATGAACAGGAGATGTCATTGAATTCCATGGTCCAGAAGGcacaggaaaaactgaaatgctttatcACCTGATAGCTCGCTGCATCATTCCGAAATCAGGAGGGGGACTGGAAGTAGAAGTCATGTTCATTGATACAGACTACCACTTTGATATGCTTCGTCTCGTTACCATTCTTGAACACAGATTGgagcaaagcacagaagagatGATGAAGCGCTGCCTGGGAAGGCTTTATCTTGTGAACTGTAATAGTAGCACCCAGTTACTTCTCACTCTTCATTCTCTAGAAAACATGTTTTGCACTCAcccttctctctgccttttgaTTTTAGAtagcatttcagctttttattGGATTGACAGGAGTAACGGAGGGGAGAGTCTTAACTCACAGGAGATGAATCTGAAGAAATGTGCAAACTTCCTTGAAAAGCTTGTGAGCGAGCATCACTTAGTCCTGGTTGCCACAACACAGTCCATTATGCAGAAATCTACAAACTCTGCAGAaagcttctttcctttaaaacttCAGCATGAAATTGATGCAGACTATCGGCCTTATCTTTGTAAATCATGGCAACAAATGGTGACCCAcaggatatttttttccaagcaatCTAACTCTGGCAACAACAAAGCTTTTACACTCGTTTCTTGCCACCTCAAAAAAAACCACGTTACAAAACGTCCATTTAGTATTGCAGAATGTGGAGTTCAGTTTTGATTTTGGTTCATCTTTGAAACTTGTGGCAAATCTTGGTGCTTAGGCTTGATTAGCTCTAGGCAGGCGTTAGTACCTTCTAAACGAGCTGTTTGTTGCTGGGTGATTAAGAACTTCTGTCACTGATGTCTTTAACTCAGAGAAGGGCAGAAGGCCTTAACATTTTGTTAAATTACTGTGGATGTTCGGTCTCAGGTAGCGAGGAATGTTGCTATTATTTGTTCATGCTtaatacaaaaaagaaattaaatcaagaaaatgataactgaaatcattttaaacTCCTGGTGTCCTTCATTAATGTAACCTCTTCAATATGCAGTCAGATGCACTGACTTCATTTCTGGGTCTTATGCTTTTTAATCCTGTTCTTCCAATGGATGGAAATAGAAGCCTAGTTATCTGTGGGGTAGACTGCAAAAAGGCCAAGTGTTCTCTTTCCAAAAATATGGGTCTGGGTTCATTCCCAGTAGCCAAAGGCACATGAAATGCATCCACAACTGATTTGTCTTCACAGCCTGTCAGTAGTAATCCTGACCATAGTTCTCTGATCTCACAGTCTCTCTGCTGGTATTATCATATGCTCAGAGAAACAAGGATTTCAGGTGTTTCGACCTTCAGAAACTGCTGGTTTTGATGAATCTAAAGCTAGGACAAAAACGGAGGCCTGATTTCCATAAGTGAAGGATGAACTGAAGACCCAGCTCTGGGTACCTGTGAGTCTGTGCGGCAAAACGGTTCAGTCTGACAATACTGAAGTATGGGTTATGGGTTGGTTTGGGTagtgttcttttatttttaatccacaGACaaatttctttcctcctcaccCTCATTATTTCCTCCCACTTCTTTCCCTGCCTCCATTCTCCTTAAGAAATCCAGGAATGCCATGCCTCTGGTCTTTACCAATATGTATTTGCCTCATACAGAGCATTTGTGTGCAGGATTTGGCATGCAACGTGTTGCAATTCTGgcaaagaaaattcagaacttATGGGAAATGCCCTACAGTTCTGGCAAAGAATACCATATTATTTATTAACCTAGAGTGCCCTTCGAAAGCTTCAAAGTGCTTTACAAGAAAGAAGATTGCACACAGTACATTATTTAATACAAAAACTTACATTAGCTTACAAATTTAAATGACTCAAACAAAGGGAAACATTTCTCAGAGCAATATTCGTTCAGTCATGTTGCACAACACGTTTTATAGCTTAGATAGGACAGATTATTAATCAAAACtcatatttaagaaatattCTGCATAGTATTTTTTCGAGAAAGATGCCTTAAAAAAAGCCTATGGTTGAGACTCTCACCTTTTAACTTGCTGCCTCCTGAAGCCTGCCTTTCCAAGCTGAACACATACCTGAATTCCCAGCTGTATCTGGATGGGCTTTTGGATCCAGACCTCTGTACGTGGAGCTGGGAGTGCACGTCCGTACCCCTCTATATGGAAGCAAGTATCTGCATGGTATGGGCAGATCTCTATGAagatgctgagcagctctgcgTCCTTCCAGCCCAGCGCCCtgcccaaagcagagcaggTGGGAGAGGTGCCAGGAAAGTCACTTCTCACTGGCGGGTGCTCCTGGCTGTCAGCAGTGGGGCTCTGGGGAAGCTCAGCGGAACACCCATGGTTAATGGCAAGTAAACAAACCTATCCTTCACGTATTCATccatttttaacttc
Encoded proteins:
- the XRCC2 gene encoding DNA repair protein XRCC2 isoform X1, whose amino-acid sequence is MGDAFRRAESGTQLLARLEGRSSLKNLEPNLFAEEGSPVHGDVIEFHGPEGTGKTEMLYHLIARCIIPKSGGGLEVEVMFIDTDYHFDMLRLVTILEHRLEQSTEEMMKRCLGRLYLVNCNSSTQLLLTLHSLENMFCTHPSLCLLILDSISAFYWIDRSNGGESLNSQEMNLKKCANFLEKLVSEHHLVLVATTQSIMQKSTNSAESFFPLKLQHEIDADYRPYLCKSWQQMVTHRIFFSKQSNSGNNKAFTLVSCHLKKNHVTKRPFSIAECGVQF
- the XRCC2 gene encoding DNA repair protein XRCC2 isoform X2; the encoded protein is MLLARLEGRSSLKNLEPNLFAEEGSPVHGDVIEFHGPEGTGKTEMLYHLIARCIIPKSGGGLEVEVMFIDTDYHFDMLRLVTILEHRLEQSTEEMMKRCLGRLYLVNCNSSTQLLLTLHSLENMFCTHPSLCLLILDSISAFYWIDRSNGGESLNSQEMNLKKCANFLEKLVSEHHLVLVATTQSIMQKSTNSAESFFPLKLQHEIDADYRPYLCKSWQQMVTHRIFFSKQSNSGNNKAFTLVSCHLKKNHVTKRPFSIAECGVQF